A genomic segment from Nocardia cyriacigeorgica GUH-2 encodes:
- a CDS encoding WhiB family transcriptional regulator translates to MTVTTLTDLLPLSDSREWHRAACRGDPNHEAWFPYPSQDFDYARTVCGGCPIRAACGDFAERTGQSGVWGGHEFDRGRVIRE, encoded by the coding sequence ATGACCGTCACCACCTTGACCGACCTGCTCCCGCTGTCGGACAGCCGGGAGTGGCATCGCGCCGCCTGCCGCGGCGACCCCAACCATGAGGCGTGGTTTCCGTATCCGTCGCAGGATTTCGACTACGCGCGCACCGTGTGCGGTGGGTGCCCGATCCGGGCGGCCTGCGGTGATTTCGCCGAGCGCACCGGACAGTCCGGTGTGTGGGGCGGGCACGAGTTCGACCGCGGGCGCGTGATCCGCGAATGA
- a CDS encoding acyl-CoA dehydrogenase family protein, whose protein sequence is MTVTTDLLETTDWIARAREVGETLRPGVAERDRNGRLSTEAFDRLRAAGLTAALVPVEFGGGGATHREMGAILRELGRHDPSTAVAFAMHSHLVAAQVWRHRHGMDASAVFGKVVSGAILVSTGASDWVGSNGSAERVDGGYLVSARKAPASGCEVGTVAVTSVRWDTAPDGPQVVHCAIPMNAPGVRIEQTWDTLGLRASGSHTIVFDEVFVPDAAVAMVRPADTWPPILNTVIGAAMPLVMSAYLGIADAAVELTAALVSGRPDPHTLQLAGEMMNAYTTAEDLIEAMFTASDNLGFAATEQYAARILSRKTVAANALIDTVRLAIETVGGAGYSRTCELEMYYRDIHGCLFHPLPRAKQTRFTGRVLLGHGPMG, encoded by the coding sequence ATGACTGTCACCACAGACCTCCTCGAAACCACCGACTGGATCGCCCGCGCCCGCGAGGTCGGCGAAACCCTGCGGCCCGGCGTCGCCGAACGCGACCGCAACGGCCGGTTGTCCACCGAAGCCTTCGACCGACTCCGTGCCGCCGGGCTGACCGCAGCGCTGGTCCCGGTCGAATTCGGCGGCGGTGGCGCCACCCACCGGGAGATGGGCGCGATCCTGCGCGAACTCGGCCGCCACGATCCCTCGACCGCCGTCGCGTTCGCGATGCATTCGCATCTGGTGGCCGCGCAGGTGTGGCGGCACCGGCACGGGATGGATGCGAGCGCGGTCTTCGGCAAGGTGGTGTCGGGCGCGATTCTGGTGAGCACCGGCGCCTCGGACTGGGTGGGCTCCAATGGCAGCGCCGAGCGCGTCGACGGCGGGTACCTGGTCAGTGCGCGGAAGGCACCGGCCAGTGGGTGCGAGGTGGGCACGGTGGCGGTCACCAGTGTCCGCTGGGACACCGCGCCGGACGGGCCGCAGGTCGTGCACTGCGCCATCCCGATGAACGCGCCCGGCGTCCGGATCGAGCAGACCTGGGACACGCTCGGCCTTCGCGCCAGCGGTTCGCACACCATCGTCTTCGACGAGGTGTTCGTCCCCGACGCCGCCGTGGCGATGGTGCGGCCCGCCGACACTTGGCCGCCGATTCTCAATACTGTCATCGGCGCCGCGATGCCGCTGGTCATGTCCGCCTATCTCGGCATCGCCGACGCCGCCGTCGAGCTGACCGCCGCGCTGGTGTCCGGCCGGCCCGACCCGCACACCCTGCAACTGGCCGGCGAGATGATGAACGCCTACACCACCGCCGAGGACCTCATCGAGGCGATGTTCACCGCCTCGGACAACCTGGGATTCGCCGCCACCGAGCAGTACGCGGCCCGGATTCTCAGCCGCAAGACGGTCGCCGCGAACGCGTTGATCGACACGGTGCGCCTGGCCATCGAGACCGTCGGCGGTGCCGGCTACTCGCGCACCTGCGAGCTGGAGATGTATTACCGCGACATCCACGGCTGCCTGTTCCATCCGCTGCCGCGTGCCAAGCAGACCCGATTCACCGGGCGTGTGCTGCTCGGGCATGGTCCGATGGGGTGA
- a CDS encoding HNH endonuclease, translated as MPIRHATTMVAPSADNWIHTPVLVLNASYEAIDEVAADRAVVLLLSGAAESIADREPAFPIRSKHLEIVLPETIRLLRYVYLEHVTQVRDESRATLAGVLRRDKHRCGYCAGWARTVDHIRPRSRGGPNTWANLIACCAPCNTSKADRTPEEAGMRLLWEPKAPDPLAKRQRHIWKTLAATT; from the coding sequence ATGCCGATACGCCATGCCACCACGATGGTGGCCCCGTCTGCCGACAACTGGATACACACCCCGGTGCTGGTGCTCAATGCCAGCTACGAGGCGATCGATGAGGTCGCCGCCGACCGCGCGGTGGTGCTGTTGCTCAGCGGTGCCGCCGAGTCGATCGCCGACCGGGAGCCGGCCTTCCCCATCCGCTCCAAGCATCTGGAAATCGTTCTCCCCGAGACGATTCGGCTGCTGCGCTACGTCTACCTCGAGCACGTCACCCAGGTGCGCGACGAGAGCCGCGCCACCTTGGCCGGTGTGCTGCGCCGGGACAAGCACCGGTGCGGTTACTGCGCGGGCTGGGCGCGCACCGTCGACCACATCCGCCCGCGCAGCCGGGGTGGGCCCAACACCTGGGCCAACCTGATCGCCTGCTGCGCGCCCTGCAACACCAGCAAGGCCGACCGCACCCCCGAGGAAGCCGGGATGCGGTTGCTGTGGGAGCCGAAGGCCCCCGACCCGCTGGCCAAGCGGCAGCGCCACATCTGGAAGACGCTCGCCGCCACCACCTGA
- a CDS encoding DM13 domain-containing protein yields the protein MAVKRLVRSPLTWVLALIVAVGLGIGMAYFQPWRLFTSTTVDEAAPTVGAPVTPGAAPVEPQILARGALISHEHDTSGTVVVLGLPDGSRVLRLENLDTSDGPDLHVWLSDAPVLSGRDGWGVFDDGAYHDLGKLRGNKGNQNYPIPAEIDLTQLTSVSIWCDRFNVSFGAAVLQQA from the coding sequence ATGGCCGTGAAACGACTGGTCCGTTCGCCGCTGACCTGGGTTCTTGCGCTGATCGTCGCTGTCGGTCTCGGGATCGGGATGGCGTATTTCCAGCCGTGGCGGCTGTTCACCAGCACCACCGTCGACGAGGCCGCGCCGACGGTCGGCGCACCGGTCACCCCGGGGGCTGCGCCCGTCGAGCCGCAGATCCTGGCGCGTGGCGCGCTCATCTCCCATGAACACGACACCTCCGGCACCGTGGTGGTCCTCGGTCTGCCCGACGGCAGCCGGGTGCTGCGGCTGGAGAACCTGGACACCTCCGACGGCCCCGACCTGCACGTCTGGTTGTCGGACGCGCCCGTGCTGTCCGGACGCGACGGGTGGGGCGTCTTCGACGACGGCGCCTACCACGATCTGGGCAAGTTGCGCGGCAACAAGGGCAACCAGAACTATCCGATCCCGGCCGAGATCGATCTGACCCAACTGACCAGCGTGTCCATCTGGTGCGACCGGTTCAACGTCTCCTTCGGCGCCGCCGTGCTGCAACAGGCCTGA